CCAACGCATAATACCAACACAAAATTAGTACCGGAATGATATAATATATACAGAAATATAAATTAGAAACGAATGTTATTGAAAAATATATAACCTATATTATAGGTTTATACAATTTCTTTATTAAAACGCGATTTTTACCATTTCTGATCGTTAGTATGTTATTATTTATACAAAGTCTAGTGAAACTACAGTAACAGATTGAGGAAGATAAAAGGGATGTTGCCTAAAAAAGCAGCAGTGGGAAGAGATTTTTTTTAACTGAATCAGATTTATGTGATTGGAGTTATTTACAGAATACAATTATATAAAGCTAATTTCACAGGAGATGAACCACCATAAGAAAAACTTATACTGGATTCTGATAACAGAAATGTTCCAGAAAATCAGTGCTGTTAAAAGCAGCAGACAAATGAGGGGGTAATATTTTGAGCAGGGGAGATACTGGAAAAGAAACCGGCAATAAACAAGGCAAAGAAACTCCAGGCAACAGAAAAAAAGATCAGCAATTTTACTTAATTTATGGCATTATTGTGATAATGATCCTTTTCATAACATACCTTATTCTGCAGAAACCCGGGGAACCCCTTAGGATGATAGCCCGATTTGCAGCAACATTCGGATACCTGGCAATTTTCCTTTCAATACTCAGCTCCGAATACATGGCTAAAATGAGAAAAATATCAGGAATGCCTTTTTTAAGAGCCCACCATAATCTGGCAAGAATTGGAGTCCTGTTAATCCTGATTCATCCTTTAAGCCTTGCCCTTCAAGCTCAGGACTTCACGATTTTCCTGCCAGTATTATATCCTGTAGAGACTTTTCTCGCACTGGGCGGCAGGACTGCACTCTATCTATTCCTCCTGGCTGCGGGCATTGCCCTTTACAGGAGAAAATACAGAAACTGGAAGAAGGTGCATTACCTGAATTACCTGGCTTTTTTGCTTGTTTCAGCTCACGCTTTAATGATAGGGAGCGATTTTAAACAGGACATAATGAGAATCATTGCAATTATAATGGCAGTTACTGTAACAGGTATATTCATACATAAGAGAATCGGTGTCGGAAAAAAGATATATAAGTAAAAATATATTTCTGTTCATGGTTGAATTTTCAGTGATAGTGGGCTCAACAGGCGTACTCATGTTACTGCTGGCCTTTCTCCTTAATCTCTTTAAGATTTTGATGCAGGATACAAAAACATATGCTATGCTAAACGTGGTCGGTGCAGGGCTTTCATGTTATGCTTCGATAATTATTGATTACATGCCTTTCGTAATCCTTGAAGGTACATGGGCGCTCGTAGCCTTTATAGGACTTGTCAGACTCATTAAAACCCCTGGAGAGGCTTGAAAATAAAAGAGAGTCAGGTACAGACCACAAATTCATTAAAATTTTACTCAGCTTTATTTTAGGAAGACTTAAATTTACTTTTTTTCCTTTTCTGAAAACTTGCTTATTTCACTGGAAAGCCTCTGCACTTCCTTCCGCAGTTCCACAATTTCTTTAGAAGATTCTTCCTTCTCTTTTCCGATAAGAAGACTGGCAAGGGCTGCTGTGATATATCCAAAAATTGCAAAAGCGTAAACGGATAAGAAAAAAGTTAAAATCCGTCCTTCAAAGGTTTCAGGCCAGTAATCGCTTCCAATTGTCGTCATAATCATTGCTGTCCACCAGAAAGCATCCCAGTAGGAACTGAGACCAGGTCTTTCAAAGCTGTACATCCCTGCTGCACCTATAGAAGTTACCAGAGCCGTAAGCAGAAGGACATATTCCAGCCCTCTCTGTCTCACAGCCTTTCTGACAGTCCTTATGCTCCTGTTAAATGAAGAAAGAATTCTGGCAAGGTTAAATGACCGGATGAAACTTGAAAGTTTAAATAGCCTGAAACCGCGGAATAATTTTAATATCCTCAGAGCAGGAAGGAAGAGAGAAAGAGCAACAAGCCAGTTTTCCTTTAAATAAACCTTTTTTTTCGGAGCAATATACAGTTCAACAAAAAAATCAGCTATAAAAATACCCCAGATAACAGTACTTGCCGTTTGCAGGCGTGAGGAAAGCCCGTAGACAAAATCAACAATAATAAGGATTAACCATACTATTGACAGCAAAATCAAAGGAAAATCCAGAATCTCGTTAATCTGGGAAAGCAGGTCCAAACGTTCCCGCTGTATCTGTTCTTTGTCCATATGCTCTCTCATCTCAAATTATATAAAAAATAAAGAAGTGTGCATTATAGTAAAAGAAAAAATCTGTAAATATTATTAGTCTCATGAGATAATTTAAGGTTCTCAGACAGACCTTTTTTAGTTAGAGAACTGTTTTATGCGGTTATTATTCCTGGAGATGAAAACTCGAAAGAATTGATTCTCAGCAGAAATTGTTGAATACGACAGAAAAGAGAAATTGTTGAACATGTCAAAAAAGAGAAATTGTTAGTATAGCAAAATGCAGAAGTAACCCTGAAGATCTACATTTTTTAAGGATATCATATTAGTAAAAAAGAAGAGAGCTGCAAATCATATAGACTTACAGCCCAAACCTCCAGAACAGAGTTTCCAATCGGAAGACACTGTTGATCAATTACATGTCGTTATTTGTACTGTCATCTCCATTCATGTCGTCCGTGTCGTTTTCATTCATGCCTTCTGTACCCGTGTCCATGTTATTGGTATCGTCTTCACCCATGTCGTCGTTATTCATATCATCCATGTCGTCACTGGTGTCGTCAGTCGCATTG
This window of the Methanosarcina mazei S-6 genome carries:
- a CDS encoding ferric reductase-like transmembrane domain-containing protein is translated as MSRGDTGKETGNKQGKETPGNRKKDQQFYLIYGIIVIMILFITYLILQKPGEPLRMIARFAATFGYLAIFLSILSSEYMAKMRKISGMPFLRAHHNLARIGVLLILIHPLSLALQAQDFTIFLPVLYPVETFLALGGRTALYLFLLAAGIALYRRKYRNWKKVHYLNYLAFLLVSAHALMIGSDFKQDIMRIIAIIMAVTVTGIFIHKRIGVGKKIYK
- a CDS encoding potassium channel family protein; protein product: MDKEQIQRERLDLLSQINEILDFPLILLSIVWLILIIVDFVYGLSSRLQTASTVIWGIFIADFFVELYIAPKKKVYLKENWLVALSLFLPALRILKLFRGFRLFKLSSFIRSFNLARILSSFNRSIRTVRKAVRQRGLEYVLLLTALVTSIGAAGMYSFERPGLSSYWDAFWWTAMIMTTIGSDYWPETFEGRILTFFLSVYAFAIFGYITAALASLLIGKEKEESSKEIVELRKEVQRLSSEISKFSEKEKK
- a CDS encoding CBU_0592 family membrane protein; this encodes MVEFSVIVGSTGVLMLLLAFLLNLFKILMQDTKTYAMLNVVGAGLSCYASIIIDYMPFVILEGTWALVAFIGLVRLIKTPGEA